Part of the Geitlerinema sp. PCC 9228 genome is shown below.
CGACTTCTCCAACCAGAATTTAACCGACTCCAGCTTTACCAAAGCCAACCTGCAGAAAGCCAATCTGCAGAAAGCCGACCTGCGAGGGGTCAGCCTGTTTGGTGCCAACATGGAAAGAGCCAACCTCGCCGGTGCCGATTTGCGGGCGGCTACCCTCGATTTGGCGCGTTTGGCAGGAGCCAACTTGGATAATGCTATCTTAGAAGGGGCTTTTGCCTACAATACCAACTTTAATAAAGCCAGCATTGTGGGAGCGGATTTCACCGACGTCCTCATGCGGGAAATCACCCGCAAGCAACTATGCGAAGTCGCCAGCGGCGAAAATCCCGTCACCGGGCGAGTGACCCGCGATACGCTCTTTTGCGATTACTAGGGGATTCGGTTGGCTGCCTGCAAGGGGGTGTGTCGGTTTTGTTAATCTATAGTATGGGCATGCAGCCCAAGTTTCGTAGGTTAAACCTTTAATTATTGTTATGGCAGATTTCTGGCCAACTTCTATCAGTTTCGTAGCATTTCTACTGCTGTCTATCGGTGTGGGAATCTACTCCGGTAGCAGCAAGCAACAAAGTCAACAAGAAGATACAACAGAAGATTACATTCTAGCGTCGAGAGATGTGAACCCCTGGACCATTGCCCTGAGTACTGTGGCAACGGGGAACAGCGGGTTCATGTTCATTGGCTTGATTGGCTATGCCTATCAAGTGGGCATTTCCAGTATCTGGATTATGGTGGGCTGGATTACTGGAGACTATCTCGCCTGGATGTGGGTCCACAGACGATTGCGCAAGTTTTCCGAAGAAAAAGATGTAGAAACCATTCCCTCGTTTCTGGCGCACACTCCCAAAGGCGATCTCCGCTGGATTACTGCCATTTCTGCGCTTGCTATTCTGATTTTCCTGGGGGCTTATGCTGCCGCTCAGTTGCAAGCTGGTAGCAAGGCATTGAGCGTGGTTTTCGGCTGGGATTACAATGTCGGCTCCATTTTGGGGGCTGCCATTGTGGTGATCTATGCCTTTACCGGCGGCGCTCAAGCTTCCATTCGGGCTGGTGCCATCCAAGGTGGTGTCATGGTCTTTTCCATGATTGTGCTGCTGGTAGCATCCATTACAGCTTCTGGTGGTATTGGTACCCTTTGGTCGCAGCTAACAGATATCGATCCCATGCTCATGCAGCCGACACCACCTAATTTACAGTTTGGCTTCGTGCCTTTTCTGATTGGTTGGTTAATGGCTGGATTTGGTGTGGTGGGACAACCCCACATCATGATTCGTACCATGGCCATTGACTCGGAAGACAGCATCGAGCAAGCACGCAATATTTACGTGGTTGTGTACGCTCTATTTGCGATAGCAGCCGTTGGTGTGGGTCTGACCACGCGCGTGTTAATGCCAGAACTGATGGCAGGCGGTGATACGGAACTGGCGCTGCCGCAACTGGCTATGCAACTGCTGCCAGGGGTGTTGGTCGGGCTCATCCTAGCTGGCTTGTTCTCAGCGACCATTTCCACAGCAGACGCACAACTGCTGAGCTGTTCCGCTGCCCTGACCCAGGATTTGTTCCCCAAAGCTGCCGGGTCCTACATGTTCGTGCGTATCGGTACTTTATTAGTTACCTTAGTGATTTTAGGCATTGCTCTGGTAGGTAGCGATAACGTGTTTACGTTGGTCACCTTCTCCTGGTCGGCTTTGGCGGCTAGTATTGGTCCCTTAATGATCGTCCGTGTGCTGCAGTTACCAATTAGTACCCCTGTGGGCGTTGCTATGATGGTAGCTGGCACTGGTACCGCTCTGTTTTGGCGTGTCGGTCTCAACTTATCCGATGCCATCTATGAGGCGTTACCCGGTATTGTGGCTGGTGGATTGGTTTACGCAGTTGCCTGGTTGTGGCAGAAAACCCGCAGCCAAGCTCGTACGTAAGTCCCTATCCCAACGAAGGCTTCCTACAGACTTGGTATAGCAATCCTGCTTAGTTGGCGAACTGCCCATTTCCCAGTTTTTTGGGGTTGGGCTCGCAGCTAAATTGGGGTTGCTATATCTGTAGGGGAACTCCCTAAAAAGGGAAACTGCGGACATCGGTTACCCCCCATAACTCCCTTCTTTGTAAAGTTATGGAGCGATGGGCAATAGCTTACCATGGGACAAAATTTCAAAAAATTGTAAAATAGACTTCTTCTGAAAAGCTATTCCTGGTATACAATCCCGGTTAAACAAATATTTAAAAAATTTTTATTTTTAGAATTGGGCATCTGGCAAACAAAACAGTCCTGTTTCGGCTTAGCTTGGTGTGTTTTTTGGTAGGTAAAATTGAGCCCGGTATCGCTGTAAAAATTTGACGGCAACCGAAAAAAATTATATGCTTGATATATTATAGAAGGTAGCTAAGCTACCTTTGAGTTACTATGCAAAGCATAGCGAGCTATCCACTTGTATTCCATTTTCTTCAATACGTTCGAGTCAAATCACTATCCAGGCAAAATAAGACGGCCGTAATCCATGCTACCCTCAAATAGTCTCCTCTCAATCGCAGTTAGCAGCGAGGCGCGATCGCGGTTTCGACAAGCACCGTTAGACCGGGTTCTCCTACCTGGTTTCATATGAAAAATGTATACAGTTTGGAAGCTGCATTAGGTTTTCAAACCAAAAATTGTAATTGTTGTATTTTGGAAATTTGGACTGAAAAATGGAAGATCGTAATTCCAACCCCACCGACCGACAGGTCAAAATTCGCATTGAAAATCTCATCAAAATCTATGGGAAACATTCCCGCCATGCCCTGAAAATGTTTCGCGAGGGAGCAAGTAGGGACGAAATTCTAGAAGCCACTAGCAACGTCCTGGGTGTTGCCGACGTGTCCATGAACATCTACAAAGGGGAATTGTTCGTGGTTATGGGCTTATCGGGGTCCGGCAAATCCACCCTCGTGCGTTGCATCAATCGCTTGATCCCTTCCACCAGCGGTCATATCTTCGTGGACGATGAAAACATTCCCGAACTCAGCGAAGAAAGGCTGCGGGAAATCCGGCGGACCAAAATGACCATGGTCTTTCAGCGATTCGCTCTGTTCCCCCACCGCACTGTCGCGGAAAATGTGGAATACGGACTGAAAGTACGTAACATCGAAAAAGAAGACCGCCGACAAAAAGCCCTCGATACCCTAGAAGTAGTCGGTTTGAGCCAATGGGCAGACCGTTTGCCTTCTTCCCTCAGCGGCGGCATGCAACAGCGGGTAGGCTTGGCACGCGCACTGGCCACCGATGCCGAGATCCTATTGATGGACGAAGCCTTTGGTGCCCTCGACCCGTTGATTCGCCGGGGAATGCAAGACGAACTGGTGCGCCTGCAAAACGAGCTACATAAAACCATTGTCTTTATCAGTCACGATATCCAAGAAGCCCTCAAAATCGGCGATCGCGTAGCCGTCATGAAAGATGGATACTTGGTACAAGTGGGCACCCCCGAAGAACTAATTTCCCAACCGGCAGACGACTACATTCGCGACTTCACTGCCGATGTTAACCGCGCCCAAGTTTTAAAAACCGGCACCATTGCCCGCACCACCGTTCCTGTCATTTTAGGGCGCGACTCCGTACAAGCGGCCCGCGAACAAATCGAACGCAACCACATGGACTACCTATACGTAGTCAACCATCAAGGGGTACCAGTAGGATTTGTCACCCCCAGCACCATCGAAGAAGCCATTGAGGACGGCTACGACGATGTTACCCAAGTCATGCGCAAAGACTTCCCCACCGTTCATGCCGCCAGTACCCTGGAAGAAATTTTCCACTTATACGAAAAAGGGATGCCCCTAGCCGTGGTGGACGCGGAAGGGAAATTCAAAGGTGCCATCGAACAATCCGATGTCCTTTCTAGTATCGGTCGGTTGAGCAAAGGTACCCAAGCAGATAGCAACCAAGCCAACGGTAGCAAGCCTAGCGCAACTGGCGAAGAAATCGCCGTATAAAAGAACGTACCGAGCGTACCAAGCTACCGAGCATGGGAGATTAGGGAAAGACAATTCATTGCTGTGTTGAAGGTGAGCTTGCCGAAGGGTGCTTCGACGCTGCCACCCTCCCACA
Proteins encoded:
- a CDS encoding pentapeptide repeat-containing protein, with translation MISLWIRRAAIVLLACSILFVGLSNAPSARAEDYTKRSLAEADFSNQNLTDSSFTKANLQKANLQKADLRGVSLFGANMERANLAGADLRAATLDLARLAGANLDNAILEGAFAYNTNFNKASIVGADFTDVLMREITRKQLCEVASGENPVTGRVTRDTLFCDY
- a CDS encoding sodium/proline symporter; this encodes MADFWPTSISFVAFLLLSIGVGIYSGSSKQQSQQEDTTEDYILASRDVNPWTIALSTVATGNSGFMFIGLIGYAYQVGISSIWIMVGWITGDYLAWMWVHRRLRKFSEEKDVETIPSFLAHTPKGDLRWITAISALAILIFLGAYAAAQLQAGSKALSVVFGWDYNVGSILGAAIVVIYAFTGGAQASIRAGAIQGGVMVFSMIVLLVASITASGGIGTLWSQLTDIDPMLMQPTPPNLQFGFVPFLIGWLMAGFGVVGQPHIMIRTMAIDSEDSIEQARNIYVVVYALFAIAAVGVGLTTRVLMPELMAGGDTELALPQLAMQLLPGVLVGLILAGLFSATISTADAQLLSCSAALTQDLFPKAAGSYMFVRIGTLLVTLVILGIALVGSDNVFTLVTFSWSALAASIGPLMIVRVLQLPISTPVGVAMMVAGTGTALFWRVGLNLSDAIYEALPGIVAGGLVYAVAWLWQKTRSQART
- a CDS encoding glycine betaine/L-proline ABC transporter ATP-binding protein, coding for MEDRNSNPTDRQVKIRIENLIKIYGKHSRHALKMFREGASRDEILEATSNVLGVADVSMNIYKGELFVVMGLSGSGKSTLVRCINRLIPSTSGHIFVDDENIPELSEERLREIRRTKMTMVFQRFALFPHRTVAENVEYGLKVRNIEKEDRRQKALDTLEVVGLSQWADRLPSSLSGGMQQRVGLARALATDAEILLMDEAFGALDPLIRRGMQDELVRLQNELHKTIVFISHDIQEALKIGDRVAVMKDGYLVQVGTPEELISQPADDYIRDFTADVNRAQVLKTGTIARTTVPVILGRDSVQAAREQIERNHMDYLYVVNHQGVPVGFVTPSTIEEAIEDGYDDVTQVMRKDFPTVHAASTLEEIFHLYEKGMPLAVVDAEGKFKGAIEQSDVLSSIGRLSKGTQADSNQANGSKPSATGEEIAV